The following is a genomic window from Nocardioides thalensis.
CGTGGTCGGCGACCGGCACCTCGCTGCTGCTGCGTCGCCGCTTGTCGGAGAGGAACGTCTTGATCAGGACGCCGTGGGCGTAGGCGACCGGGTCGTCGGCGGCGCTGACCCGGGACCACGACGCGTAGACCTTGGCGAGGGTCGACTGGAGCAGGTCCTCAGCGGCAGCGGTCGAGGTCGTGAGCAGCCAGGCGTTGCGGTAGAGGTTGGTGGACCGTGCGGCAGCGAACGCCGAGAACTCCTCGTCCTGCCGTGATCTTCGGCTCATGTGACTCCTCGTCGGAGGGATGTGGTGACACCGTAGAGACGTCACGACCCCGCTGGAGGTCTCACGCGGGTTTCACCGTAGGCTCGGGTGCATGGCTGAGTACGTCCTCTCGCTGCGCAACGTGCGCAAGGCCCACGGCGACAAGGTGGTCCTCGACAACGTCACGCTCTCGTTCCTGCACGGCGCCAAGATCGGCGTCGTCGGGCCCAACGGTGCGGGCAAGTCGTCGCTCCTCAAGCTGATGGCCGGTCTCGACCAGCCCAACAACGGCGACGTCATCAAGGACCCCGACGCCACCGTCGGCATGCTCCAGCAGGAGCCGCCGCTCACCGAGGGCAAGACGGTGCTCGAGAACGTCGAGGAGGCCGTCGGCGACCTGAAGGCGAAGATGAAGCGCCTCGAGGACGCCTACATGGAGATGGGCGACCCCGACGCCGACCAGGACGCGCTCATGGCCGAGACCGGCGAGCTCCAGACCTACCTCGACAACCACAGCGCCTGGGATATCGACAGCCGGCTCGAGCAGGCGATGGACGCCCTGCGCTGCCCGCCGTCCGACGCCCTCGTCGACAACCTCTCCGGTGGCGAGCGCCGTCGGGTGGCGCTGTGCAAGCTGCTGCTCCAGCAGCCCGACCTGCTGCTCCTCGACGAGCCCACCAACCACCTCGACGCCGAGTCGGTGCAGTGGCTCGAGGGCCACCTCAAGGGCTACCCCGGCGCCGTCCTGGCGATCACCCACGACCGCTACTTCCTCGACAACGTCGCCGAGTGGATCGCCGAGGTCGACCGCGGCTCGATCCACGGCTACGAGGGCAACTACTCCACCTACCTGGAGACCAAGAAGGAGCGCCTCAAGATCGAGGGGCAGAAGGACGCCAAGCGCGCCAAGATGCTCGAGAAGGAGCTGGAGTGGGTGCGCTCCAACGCCAAGGCGCGGCAGACCAAGTCCAAGTCCCGCCTCGCGCGTTACGAGGAGCTGGCGGCCGAGGCCGACAAGGCCCGCAAGATCGACACCGCGGACATCAACATCCCGCCGGGCCCGCGGCTCGGCGACGTCGTGCTCGAGGCGAAGGGCCTCACCAAGGCGTTCGGTAACCGGGTGCTGTGGAACGACATCTCGTTCACCCTGCCGCGCGCCGGCATCGTCGGCATCGTCGGCCCCAACGGCGTCGGCAAGACCACCCTGTTCCGGATGATCACCGGCAGCGAGGAGCCCGACTCCGGCGAGCTCCAGGTCGGCCAGACGGTGAAGATCTCGTACGTCGACCAGAGCCGCGGCGGCATCGACCCCAACAAGAACGTGTGGGAGGTCGTGTCCGACGGGCTCGACTTCATCAAGGTCGCCAACTTCGAGATGAACTCGCGGGCCTACGTGGCGTCGTTCGGGTTCAAGGGACCCGACCAGCAGAAGAAGGCCGGCATCCTCTCCGGCGGTGAGCGCAACCGGCTCAACCTGGCGCTGACGCTCAAGCAGGGCGGCAACATGCTGCTGCTCGACGAGCCCACCAACGACCTCGACGTCGAGACGCTGTCCTCGCTCGAGGACGCCCTGCTCGACTTCCCCGGCTGCGCCGTGGTCACCTCGCACGACCGGTGGTTCCTCGACCGCATCGCGACCCACATCCTCGCCTGGGAGGGCACCGAGGAGGCCGAGGGCGAGTGGTTCTGGTTCGAGGGCAACTTCGCCTCCTACGAGGAGAACAAGGTCGAGCGCCTCGGGCCCGACGCGGCGCGTCCGCACCGGGTCACCCACCGCCGCCTGACCCGCGACTGAGGCAAGGGCCGTCGGTCAGGCCGCCGGTCAGCCCCGGTCGTCGCGCAGCTCACGCTCCGGGTGGTCGCCGATGAGGCGGTCGGCGACCGCGTTCATCACCCGGCCGAGTGCCGCGAAGTCGTCGGCGTCGACGAGGTCGACGAGGTAGTCGCGCACGCCCGCGACGTGGCTCGGCGCCACGTTGCGGAGGAGCAGGTCGCCGCGGTCGGTCATCCGGCAGATGACGCCGCGGCCGTCGTCGGGCGACTCGCAGCGCTGGACCAGGCCGTCGGCCTCCATCCGCTTGACGGTGTGGGTCACCCGGCTGCGGCTGTGGGCGAGCGAGTCGGCGAGCCGCGCCATCCGCAGCTCGCCCTCGGACTCGGACAGGCGCACGAGGATCTCGTACTCGACCAGCGAGATGCCGTGCTGGCTGCGGAGGTCCTCGTCGAGGCGGTCGAACAGCAGCGTGCTGCCGAGCACGAGCGCGCGCCACGACCGCTGCTGGTCCTTGTCGAGCCAGCGCGGCTCGCGGCGTCGCCACGCGTCCCGGGTCGACGCCCGGCCGTCCTCACTCACCCGGGAAGTGTAGGACGGGATTCCACGACCCGTCGGGGTCACCTCAGCTGAGGCGCTCCAGGATGAGGGCCATCCCCTGACCACCGCCGACGCACATGGTGATGAGCCCGGTGCTCTTGTCGTGCCAGTCGAGCGAGTTGAGCATCGTGTTCTGGAGCCGGGCGCCGGTCATGCCGAACGGGTGCCCGACGGCGATCGCGCCGCCGTTGACGTTGAGCTTGTCGATGTCGACGCCCAGGTCCTCGGCCGAGGGCAGCACCTGCGCGGCGAAGGCCTCGTTGATCTCGACCAGGTCGATGTCGTCGATGGTCATGCCGGCGTACTTGAGGGCGTTGCGGCTGGCCTCGACCGGACCGAGGCCCATGATCTCGGGCGACAGGCCGCTGACGCCGGTGGACACGATGCGGGCGAGCGGGGTGAGTCCGAGCTCGGCGGCCTTGGTGTCGGACATGACCACGACCGCCGCCGCGCCGTCGTTGAGCGGGCAGCAGTTGCCGGCGGTGACCACGCCGTCGGGGCGGAAGACCGGCTGGAGCTGCGAGACGGCGTCGTAGGTGACGCCGGCGCGCGGGCCGTCGTCCTTCGTCACGACCGTGCCGTCGGCCAGCGTGACCGGGGTGATCTCCCGCTCCCAGAAGCCGTCGGCGATCGCCTTCTCGGCGAGGTTCTGCGACCGGACGCCGAAGTGGTCGAGGTCCTCGCGCTTGAGGCCGCGGATCGAGGCGACGTTCTCGGCCGTCTGGCCCATCGCGATGTAGACGTCGGGGAGCTGGCCGTCCTCGCGCGGGTCGTGCCACACCTTGCCGCCCTGGGCGTAGTCCTCGGTGCGCTTCTGCGCGTCGGCGAACTTCGGGTTCTTGGTGTTGGGGATGTGGTCGGACGTGCCGAACTGGAAGCGCGACACGGTCTCGACGCCGGCGGAGATGAAGACGTCGCCCTCGCCGGCCTTGATCGCGTGGAACGCCATCCGCGTGGTCTGCACCGACGAGGAGCAGTAGCGGG
Proteins encoded in this region:
- the ettA gene encoding energy-dependent translational throttle protein EttA — encoded protein: MAEYVLSLRNVRKAHGDKVVLDNVTLSFLHGAKIGVVGPNGAGKSSLLKLMAGLDQPNNGDVIKDPDATVGMLQQEPPLTEGKTVLENVEEAVGDLKAKMKRLEDAYMEMGDPDADQDALMAETGELQTYLDNHSAWDIDSRLEQAMDALRCPPSDALVDNLSGGERRRVALCKLLLQQPDLLLLDEPTNHLDAESVQWLEGHLKGYPGAVLAITHDRYFLDNVAEWIAEVDRGSIHGYEGNYSTYLETKKERLKIEGQKDAKRAKMLEKELEWVRSNAKARQTKSKSRLARYEELAAEADKARKIDTADINIPPGPRLGDVVLEAKGLTKAFGNRVLWNDISFTLPRAGIVGIVGPNGVGKTTLFRMITGSEEPDSGELQVGQTVKISYVDQSRGGIDPNKNVWEVVSDGLDFIKVANFEMNSRAYVASFGFKGPDQQKKAGILSGGERNRLNLALTLKQGGNMLLLDEPTNDLDVETLSSLEDALLDFPGCAVVTSHDRWFLDRIATHILAWEGTEEAEGEWFWFEGNFASYEENKVERLGPDAARPHRVTHRRLTRD
- a CDS encoding MarR family transcriptional regulator; the protein is MSEDGRASTRDAWRRREPRWLDKDQQRSWRALVLGSTLLFDRLDEDLRSQHGISLVEYEILVRLSESEGELRMARLADSLAHSRSRVTHTVKRMEADGLVQRCESPDDGRGVICRMTDRGDLLLRNVAPSHVAGVRDYLVDLVDADDFAALGRVMNAVADRLIGDHPERELRDDRG
- a CDS encoding acetyl-CoA C-acetyltransferase, coding for MPEAVIVSAARTPIGRANKGSLKDFRPDDLTALIATAALEKIPALDPNDVDDFLLGCGLPGGEAGNNMARNVTALMGYEIPGATITRYCSSSVQTTRMAFHAIKAGEGDVFISAGVETVSRFQFGTSDHIPNTKNPKFADAQKRTEDYAQGGKVWHDPREDGQLPDVYIAMGQTAENVASIRGLKREDLDHFGVRSQNLAEKAIADGFWEREITPVTLADGTVVTKDDGPRAGVTYDAVSQLQPVFRPDGVVTAGNCCPLNDGAAAVVVMSDTKAAELGLTPLARIVSTGVSGLSPEIMGLGPVEASRNALKYAGMTIDDIDLVEINEAFAAQVLPSAEDLGVDIDKLNVNGGAIAVGHPFGMTGARLQNTMLNSLDWHDKSTGLITMCVGGGQGMALILERLS